In a single window of the Photobacterium profundum SS9 genome:
- a CDS encoding cupin domain-containing protein: MGSLLTDIPSTLPSEIFQDLVKTDNVRIERIISKGHSTSDSDWYDQTEHEWVLVVKGQAKILFEDGMKELHLKEGDYVNISARQRHKVSWTHPTEETIWLAVFYS, from the coding sequence ATGGGAAGCCTACTAACTGATATACCTTCCACTTTACCCTCCGAAATTTTTCAAGACCTTGTTAAAACCGATAACGTTAGAATTGAACGTATTATCTCGAAAGGGCACAGTACTTCCGACTCAGATTGGTATGATCAAACAGAACACGAGTGGGTATTGGTTGTGAAAGGACAGGCAAAAATCCTTTTTGAAGATGGGATGAAAGAGCTGCACTTAAAAGAAGGTGACTACGTGAATATTTCAGCCCGCCAACGTCATAAAGTGAGTTGGACACATCCGACAGAAGAAACAATCTGGCTGGCTGTTTTTTATTCTTGA
- a CDS encoding LysE family translocator has protein sequence MPITEWIAFVVAISILTITPGLDTVLVIRNTSRGGWKDGVTSSFGICSGLFVHATLSAVGISFILVQSAWLFQTVKIIGAAYLIYLGICSLRSGWKAGSLGIVANQISDNQFNMKRSFSEGFLSNVLNPKTAIFYLAFLPQFINPEGSAITQSFILAGIHFILAMVWQSSLAFVIERAKSWLAKPKTNQWLQSLTGCVMVGLGLQLLLSKNVRL, from the coding sequence ATGCCAATAACAGAATGGATAGCATTTGTTGTCGCGATCTCAATACTTACCATCACACCAGGATTAGACACTGTACTTGTAATCAGGAATACCAGCCGAGGTGGCTGGAAAGATGGGGTAACCAGTAGCTTTGGTATTTGCAGCGGCTTATTTGTGCATGCAACGCTTTCTGCCGTGGGTATATCCTTTATCTTGGTACAATCTGCGTGGTTATTTCAAACGGTTAAAATTATTGGTGCGGCATACCTTATCTACCTTGGTATTTGTAGCTTACGAAGCGGCTGGAAAGCAGGTTCTTTAGGGATTGTGGCAAATCAAATAAGTGACAATCAATTCAATATGAAGCGATCTTTTTCTGAAGGCTTTCTGTCAAATGTGCTAAACCCTAAAACAGCTATTTTTTATCTCGCTTTTTTGCCTCAGTTTATTAACCCCGAAGGATCGGCTATTACACAATCTTTCATTCTTGCAGGCATCCATTTTATTTTGGCGATGGTGTGGCAATCATCATTAGCCTTCGTCATAGAGCGAGCAAAAAGCTGGTTAGCAAAGCCCAAAACAAATCAGTGGCTTCAATCTTTAACTGGCTGTGTAATGGTCGGGCTAGGCTTACAGCTATTATTGAGCAAAAACGTTCGCCTTTAA
- a CDS encoding DNA ligase, translating into MKLSKLSIAIALTSTVFNPFYSYNAHSNTLMQAKHFDQANFLDSPTLKTREDITDYLVSEKLDGIRAYWNGKTLLTRSGKTIHAPSWFTGPLPNTALDGELWVSRGKFQQVAQTVLDNKPNDDEWRSIKFMIFDLPSNSAPFEHRYQQLLNDINLTQIAHVSIVQQKIVTDITALEMQLKLLDESNGEGLMLHHRHNGYYPGRSDQLLKLKSYQDAEATVIGYTEGNGKFDNKMGALWVVTPDDITFKIGSGFKDFDRENPPAVGTTILFRYNGVTNSGIPRFARFIRIRDDLDI; encoded by the coding sequence TTGAAACTTTCTAAGCTATCAATAGCTATCGCATTAACATCTACCGTATTTAATCCTTTCTATTCGTACAATGCACATTCAAATACATTGATGCAGGCGAAGCACTTTGATCAAGCCAATTTTCTCGATTCTCCCACACTGAAAACACGCGAAGATATTACCGATTATTTAGTCAGTGAAAAATTAGACGGCATACGTGCGTATTGGAATGGTAAAACCTTATTGACGCGAAGTGGCAAAACCATTCATGCACCCAGTTGGTTTACCGGCCCATTACCCAATACCGCTTTGGATGGCGAATTGTGGGTATCAAGAGGGAAATTTCAACAAGTTGCCCAAACAGTGTTGGATAACAAACCAAACGACGATGAGTGGCGCTCAATTAAATTTATGATCTTTGATCTCCCTTCGAACTCAGCACCTTTTGAACATCGCTATCAGCAATTACTTAACGACATTAATCTGACTCAGATTGCACATGTCAGTATTGTGCAACAAAAAATCGTGACAGATATAACAGCATTAGAAATGCAGCTAAAACTGTTAGATGAGAGTAACGGTGAAGGGTTAATGCTACACCATCGCCATAATGGCTATTACCCAGGGCGAAGTGATCAATTATTAAAACTCAAATCCTATCAAGATGCAGAAGCAACCGTTATTGGTTACACAGAAGGAAATGGTAAATTCGACAATAAGATGGGCGCTTTATGGGTAGTTACACCTGACGACATTACGTTTAAAATTGGATCTGGCTTTAAAGATTTTGATCGTGAAAATCCCCCCGCGGTCGGTACAACTATTCTCTTTCGGTATAATGGCGTAACAAACAGTGGTATTCCACGATTTGCACGGTTCATTCGGATACGTGATGATCTCGATATTTAA
- the pdhA gene encoding pyruvate dehydrogenase (acetyl-transferring) E1 component subunit alpha produces MNVQALPMHRFIDHHGNLVSQLPAWADQSILKGFYCDMVLTRTYDNKAVALQRTGKLGTYPSHLGAEAIGIAIGRALRADDVFIPYYRDMPAMWARGIAMEKNLQYWGGDERGSDFCVTNDQTSTNFTTPNNTTQSPAHSPNHSHCRDLPFCVPIATQCTHAVGVASALKIEGGHKAALVTCGDGATSKGDFLESINCAGTWNIPLVFVVNNNQWAISVPRRLQCGADFLSEKAKGAGIPGLTVDGNDIVAMFDAVQISLDRARKGKGATLIEAISYRLGDHTTADDASRYRSEDELHEAWGFEPISRLKTYLMRQSLWSEQDDKQWQEHCQEVVEQAVKRYLNIPVQAPETAFDFLYESLNTELHQQRDELINKAMRMQGGKHG; encoded by the coding sequence ATGAATGTTCAGGCATTACCCATGCATCGGTTCATAGACCACCATGGTAACCTCGTTAGCCAGCTCCCAGCTTGGGCTGATCAGTCAATATTGAAAGGGTTTTACTGCGACATGGTATTAACCCGAACTTATGATAATAAAGCTGTTGCCCTTCAACGTACCGGTAAGTTAGGGACTTACCCCTCTCACCTTGGCGCAGAAGCCATTGGCATTGCGATTGGGCGTGCTTTACGAGCCGATGATGTGTTCATCCCTTACTACCGTGATATGCCAGCAATGTGGGCGCGTGGTATTGCGATGGAAAAAAACCTGCAATATTGGGGGGGCGATGAAAGAGGCAGTGATTTCTGTGTTACAAACGATCAAACATCTACCAATTTCACAACACCTAACAACACCACACAATCACCAGCCCATTCACCCAATCATTCACATTGCCGAGACTTGCCCTTTTGCGTTCCTATCGCCACACAATGTACCCATGCAGTGGGTGTTGCATCCGCATTAAAAATTGAAGGTGGTCACAAGGCTGCATTGGTCACCTGTGGTGATGGCGCTACATCAAAAGGTGACTTCCTCGAATCAATCAACTGTGCAGGTACGTGGAATATTCCACTGGTTTTTGTCGTGAATAATAACCAATGGGCAATCTCTGTACCACGACGCCTTCAATGTGGTGCTGATTTCTTATCAGAAAAAGCCAAAGGCGCTGGTATTCCGGGGTTAACGGTTGATGGTAATGACATCGTCGCGATGTTTGATGCGGTACAAATTAGTTTAGATCGCGCACGAAAAGGAAAAGGAGCAACGTTAATTGAAGCCATCAGTTACCGATTAGGCGACCATACTACCGCTGATGACGCGAGTCGCTACCGGAGTGAAGATGAACTTCATGAAGCATGGGGGTTCGAGCCTATTAGTCGTTTAAAAACCTATCTAATGCGTCAAAGTTTATGGTCAGAGCAAGACGATAAACAATGGCAAGAACATTGCCAAGAGGTGGTAGAACAAGCCGTTAAACGCTATCTAAACATCCCTGTACAAGCACCCGAAACGGCTTTCGATTTTCTTTATGAATCCTTAAACACCGAGCTACATCAACAACGTGATGAATTAATCAATAAAGCAATGCGCATGCAAGGAGGTAAACATGGCTGA
- a CDS encoding alpha-ketoacid dehydrogenase subunit beta, translating into MADMTLLEAVNLALHHEMEHDPKVVVLGEDVGDNGGVFRATVGLKAKFGLKRVIDSPLAEALIGGVTVGMASQGLRPVAEFQFQGFVFPAMEHLMCHAARMRNRTRGRLICPAVFRAPFGGGIHAPEHHSESIEALFAHIPGFKVVIPSSPQRAYGLLLASIRCNDPVMFFEPKRIYRTVKSYVNDNGKALPLDTCFTLRKGRDLTLVTWGACVVESLQAASTLSSQGIEVEVIDLASIKPIDMATIIHSLEKTGRLLVVHEASKTCGVGAEILARTAEHAMCLLKAPPKRVTGMDTIMPYYRNEDFFMIQEEDIVIAARELVEGWK; encoded by the coding sequence ATGGCTGATATGACGTTACTTGAAGCGGTGAACCTTGCTTTACATCATGAGATGGAACATGACCCCAAAGTGGTTGTATTGGGTGAAGATGTCGGCGACAACGGCGGCGTATTTCGCGCAACGGTTGGGCTTAAAGCTAAGTTTGGTCTCAAGCGTGTTATTGACTCGCCATTAGCCGAAGCATTAATTGGTGGCGTTACAGTTGGTATGGCATCACAAGGCTTACGACCCGTTGCAGAATTCCAATTTCAAGGGTTTGTGTTTCCCGCGATGGAACACCTTATGTGTCATGCTGCACGAATGCGAAATCGAACACGAGGTCGACTTATCTGCCCTGCTGTTTTTCGTGCTCCTTTTGGTGGTGGTATACACGCACCAGAACATCATTCTGAAAGTATTGAAGCCTTATTTGCTCATATTCCAGGGTTTAAAGTTGTTATTCCATCGTCACCTCAGCGTGCATATGGGTTATTACTTGCCTCTATTCGTTGCAATGATCCTGTCATGTTTTTTGAACCAAAGCGTATTTATCGAACCGTCAAATCATATGTGAACGATAACGGTAAAGCCTTACCCCTAGATACGTGTTTCACACTGCGCAAAGGTCGTGATCTCACCTTAGTCACCTGGGGGGCATGTGTTGTGGAATCATTACAGGCAGCGAGTACCCTTTCATCACAAGGCATAGAAGTTGAAGTGATTGATCTAGCGAGTATAAAACCTATCGATATGGCAACAATTATTCATTCATTAGAAAAAACTGGCCGCCTGCTTGTTGTGCATGAAGCGAGCAAAACCTGTGGTGTAGGTGCAGAGATTTTGGCGCGCACAGCAGAACACGCGATGTGTTTATTAAAAGCACCACCGAAACGAGTAACGGGAATGGATACCATCATGCCTTATTATCGTAATGAAGATTTTTTCATGATTCAGGAAGAAGACATTGTGATAGCTGCGCGAGAATTAGTGGAGGGTTGGAAATGA
- a CDS encoding dihydrolipoamide acetyltransferase family protein gives MKSFMLPDLGEGLAESEIVEWHIKSGDVVRVDQIVLTVETAKATVDIPAPYSGKIISRYGKEGDVINIGSLLLEIEEVGATAQSTISTTASTTAAKKEDAATVVGNVSHQSHHVDIDDFWVGSDQNTTHDNIITAMPSARLLAQRLGVDLHGIIGSGPDGLIVDADIYNECDKQLPGTEVLKGARRTMVNTMAESHHNVAAVTITEEALLADWLANEDISIRLIQAVINACQQEPALNAWFDAETMTRCVHSTVNVGIAVDSAHGLYVPVLRHADEYSPKGVRQWLDKTVKGIRDRRIGREQLQHATITLSNFGAIAGIYATPVVSPPQVAIVGAGRIIEKVIIKDGQPIAVKAMPLSMTFDHRACTGGEAARFIKALVEHLQQATV, from the coding sequence ATGAAGTCATTTATGCTACCTGACCTCGGCGAAGGTCTAGCCGAATCTGAAATTGTTGAATGGCATATTAAATCCGGTGACGTGGTTAGAGTTGATCAAATCGTTCTTACCGTTGAAACAGCCAAAGCCACCGTCGACATTCCCGCCCCTTACAGTGGAAAAATCATCAGCCGTTACGGTAAAGAAGGTGATGTGATAAATATAGGCAGCCTATTGCTAGAGATTGAAGAAGTGGGCGCAACTGCGCAATCAACTATATCAACAACAGCATCAACAACAGCCGCCAAGAAAGAAGATGCTGCAACTGTGGTCGGTAATGTTTCACATCAAAGCCATCACGTTGATATCGATGACTTTTGGGTTGGAAGCGATCAAAATACCACTCATGATAATATTATTACTGCAATGCCCTCTGCACGATTATTAGCACAACGATTAGGCGTCGACTTACACGGTATTATAGGAAGCGGACCTGACGGTTTAATTGTCGATGCCGATATTTATAATGAATGCGATAAACAACTGCCAGGCACTGAAGTACTGAAAGGTGCAAGGCGAACCATGGTTAACACGATGGCGGAATCTCACCATAATGTTGCCGCGGTTACCATTACAGAAGAAGCCTTATTAGCTGATTGGTTAGCCAATGAAGATATTTCTATTCGCTTGATACAAGCCGTTATTAACGCCTGCCAACAAGAGCCCGCCCTGAATGCATGGTTTGACGCTGAAACAATGACGCGCTGTGTTCACAGCACGGTTAATGTTGGTATTGCAGTCGATAGTGCCCATGGTCTTTATGTTCCAGTATTGCGCCATGCTGACGAATATAGCCCTAAAGGGGTTCGTCAATGGTTAGATAAAACAGTAAAAGGTATTCGAGATCGAAGAATTGGTCGGGAGCAGCTACAACATGCCACCATTACGTTGTCTAATTTTGGTGCTATTGCGGGTATTTATGCCACCCCTGTCGTTTCACCGCCTCAAGTCGCCATTGTGGGGGCTGGTAGGATAATCGAAAAAGTAATCATAAAAGATGGGCAACCGATAGCGGTTAAAGCAATGCCCTTGTCGATGACATTTGATCACAGGGCTTGTACGGGAGGCGAAGCAGCACGCTTCATAAAAGCATTGGTTGAACACTTACAACAAGCCACGGTTTAG
- a CDS encoding electron transfer flavoprotein subunit alpha/FixB family protein, with the protein MSEKKLATLVIAEHDNKSVSVDTLRTINAATEIMSENKQVEITVLVIGFNCESVVESIRHISAVSNVLVVNSDVYQHLLAENVSALIVHVCKEHIGNDYSHILAPATTFGKNIMPRVAALLDVGQLSDVIGIESPDVVIRPIYAGNALARVKSNDEIKVMTIRSAAFDAITISDSVTLIQAFCIEMKRLDNYIPAESSEFVSQQKVISARPELPAASVVISGGRGLGSKESFALVEQLADKLGGAIGASRAAVDAGFVSNDLQVGQTGKIVAPDLYIAVGISGAIQHLAGMKDSKVIVAINSDPEAPIFQIADYGLVGDLFEIMPELIRSV; encoded by the coding sequence ATGAGCGAGAAAAAATTAGCAACGCTTGTTATTGCAGAGCATGATAATAAATCGGTGTCAGTTGATACATTACGAACCATCAATGCTGCAACAGAGATAATGTCTGAAAATAAACAAGTGGAAATTACGGTATTAGTGATTGGCTTTAATTGCGAATCAGTGGTTGAATCAATCCGTCACATTAGTGCGGTTAGTAATGTGCTAGTGGTTAATTCAGATGTTTATCAACACTTATTAGCCGAAAATGTATCGGCTTTAATTGTCCATGTTTGTAAAGAACATATCGGCAATGACTATTCGCATATATTAGCGCCAGCCACAACCTTTGGTAAAAATATAATGCCACGTGTTGCTGCCTTATTGGATGTGGGGCAGTTGTCGGATGTGATTGGCATAGAATCACCAGACGTTGTTATTCGTCCTATCTATGCCGGCAATGCGTTAGCAAGAGTGAAATCTAACGACGAAATTAAAGTAATGACGATTCGCAGTGCAGCATTCGATGCAATCACCATAAGTGACAGTGTCACGCTGATCCAGGCATTCTGCATTGAAATGAAGCGCTTAGATAATTATATTCCGGCAGAATCGTCCGAATTTGTATCGCAGCAGAAAGTGATAAGTGCACGACCTGAATTACCTGCGGCTAGCGTTGTTATCTCAGGTGGGCGAGGGTTAGGCAGTAAAGAAAGTTTTGCACTCGTTGAACAGCTTGCAGACAAACTGGGAGGCGCTATTGGTGCTTCACGTGCTGCTGTTGATGCGGGTTTTGTTTCGAATGATCTACAAGTCGGGCAAACGGGTAAAATTGTTGCGCCTGATCTTTATATCGCCGTCGGTATCTCTGGTGCTATTCAGCATTTGGCTGGCATGAAAGATTCAAAAGTGATTGTGGCGATTAACAGTGATCCTGAAGCGCCTATTTTTCAAATTGCAGATTATGGGCTCGTGGGGGATCTTTTTGAGATCATGCCTGAATTGATTCGCTCTGTGTAA
- a CDS encoding electron transfer flavoprotein subunit beta/FixA family protein, whose amino-acid sequence MKVLVAIKRVIDPYVKVRVKSDGSGVETNNVKMTMNPFCEIAVEEAVRLKEAGHAEEIIVVSVGDISCQEQLRTALALGADRAIHIDMPSSPEPLVVAKLLRAVMAIEDPGIVLLGKQSIDTDNNQVAQMLAAITQRPQGTFASEVTVVSEESPVSEEPIVSESNGQSNAVLVTREIDGGLETVKLNLPAIISTDLRLNEPRYASLPNIMKAKRKPLDVITPDELGVAVTQHQEILDVMSPPERAAGVMVNSVLELVEKLKNEAKVI is encoded by the coding sequence GTGAAAGTATTAGTAGCGATTAAACGTGTGATTGACCCTTACGTAAAGGTTAGGGTTAAGAGTGACGGTTCAGGTGTCGAGACCAATAATGTAAAAATGACGATGAACCCCTTTTGCGAAATAGCGGTAGAAGAGGCGGTCAGGCTAAAAGAAGCAGGGCATGCAGAAGAAATTATTGTGGTATCAGTCGGTGATATAAGCTGTCAGGAACAATTGAGAACAGCACTGGCACTGGGCGCCGATCGTGCGATTCATATTGATATGCCATCGTCACCAGAACCTCTCGTTGTGGCTAAATTACTGCGAGCTGTTATGGCGATTGAAGACCCAGGAATTGTATTACTGGGTAAGCAATCTATTGATACAGACAACAATCAAGTGGCGCAAATGCTAGCTGCCATCACGCAGCGCCCCCAAGGCACATTCGCATCAGAAGTGACCGTTGTGTCAGAAGAATCTCCTGTATCTGAAGAGCCTATTGTATCTGAATCGAATGGGCAGAGTAATGCCGTACTTGTTACTCGTGAAATTGATGGTGGTCTTGAAACGGTAAAACTGAATCTACCTGCAATTATCAGTACTGACTTGCGCTTAAATGAACCCCGTTATGCCTCTCTTCCCAATATTATGAAAGCAAAACGAAAACCGTTAGATGTGATAACACCAGATGAATTAGGTGTGGCTGTTACTCAGCATCAAGAAATACTTGATGTAATGTCACCGCCTGAACGAGCCGCTGGCGTGATGGTTAATAGCGTATTGGAACTGGTAGAAAAGCTGAAAAATGAAGCCAAGGTCATTTAG